The following are encoded in a window of Corynebacterium argentoratense DSM 44202 genomic DNA:
- a CDS encoding cytochrome c biogenesis protein ResB → MRTALVLLFLLAIAAIPGALLPQRSLNESKVAEYIANGGKTAEIYDKLQLFDVFSSTWFTAIYILLFISLIGCIIPRTIDHYRASRNAPVRAPLRMQRLPHRAFGTPTHPGTPEEILDHAQQQLKGWRTARYTGEQDRAGHPSLSAERGYSREICNLIFHLGLVGMLASIGLGKMYYYEGQAIVVTNTGVSANGAPNPTENSEFCNTALANYDSVRAGALFKNSDLTPFCIDVHDFHADYLPNGQAEMFNSNISYADGENIFAPKDQWKNYDLRVNHPLRLDGDRIYLQGHGFAPRFTITWPNGETRTQMIQFAPEDATYFLSSGVLRFDPPSGMYPTDYERRQNQLAIQGLFAPTAQFSGENNALLSSSYPEQKDPAVAIDIYRGDNGLDTGRGQNIFTLDPQQLHNGSLQKIERVNLMLGDSVTLDDGTKVTFDGANEFINLQVSHDPFQQWVLISTITTLAGLVGSLAIKRRRIWIRVSDDGIEMGGLSRTDRAGWGSEFDRLARQLVNLEPTHTQQEPQTQHEPKN, encoded by the coding sequence ATGCGCACAGCACTCGTCCTCCTCTTCCTCCTCGCCATCGCAGCCATCCCCGGAGCACTCCTCCCACAACGCTCCCTCAACGAAAGCAAAGTTGCAGAATACATCGCCAACGGCGGAAAAACTGCCGAAATCTACGACAAACTGCAACTCTTCGACGTATTCTCCTCCACCTGGTTTACAGCCATCTACATCCTCCTATTCATCTCCCTCATCGGCTGCATCATCCCCCGAACCATCGACCACTACCGCGCCAGCCGCAACGCACCCGTCCGCGCACCCCTACGGATGCAACGCCTCCCACACCGCGCCTTCGGAACCCCCACACACCCTGGCACCCCAGAAGAAATCCTCGACCACGCACAACAACAACTCAAAGGCTGGCGTACTGCCCGCTACACCGGCGAACAAGACCGCGCAGGCCACCCCAGCCTCTCCGCAGAACGGGGATACAGCCGCGAAATTTGCAACCTCATCTTCCACCTAGGCCTCGTCGGCATGCTCGCAAGCATCGGCCTCGGAAAAATGTACTACTACGAAGGCCAAGCCATCGTCGTCACCAACACAGGAGTCAGCGCCAACGGCGCCCCCAACCCAACCGAAAACTCCGAATTCTGCAACACCGCGCTCGCCAACTACGACAGCGTCCGCGCCGGAGCCCTCTTCAAAAACTCCGACCTCACCCCTTTCTGTATCGACGTCCACGACTTCCACGCCGACTACCTACCCAACGGCCAAGCAGAAATGTTTAACTCGAACATTTCCTACGCTGATGGCGAGAACATCTTCGCCCCCAAAGACCAGTGGAAAAACTACGACCTCCGCGTCAACCACCCACTACGCCTCGATGGAGACCGCATCTACCTCCAAGGCCACGGCTTCGCCCCACGCTTCACCATCACTTGGCCCAACGGCGAAACCCGCACCCAAATGATCCAATTCGCCCCCGAAGACGCCACCTATTTCCTCTCCTCCGGCGTCCTCCGCTTCGACCCGCCCTCCGGCATGTACCCCACAGACTACGAACGCCGACAAAACCAACTCGCCATCCAAGGTCTGTTCGCACCCACCGCCCAATTCAGCGGCGAAAACAACGCACTCCTATCCTCCTCCTACCCCGAACAAAAAGACCCCGCCGTCGCCATCGACATCTACCGCGGCGACAACGGGCTCGACACCGGACGAGGCCAAAACATCTTCACCCTCGACCCACAACAACTCCACAACGGCTCCCTCCAAAAAATCGAACGTGTCAACCTCATGCTCGGCGACAGCGTCACCCTCGACGACGGCACCAAAGTCACCTTCGACGGCGCCAACGAATTCATCAACCTCCAAGTCAGCCACGACCCCTTCCAACAATGGGTCCTCATCTCTACCATCACCACACTCGCAGGTCTCGTCGGCTCGCTAGCCATCAAACGGCGCCGCATCTGGATCCGCGTCAGCGACGACGGCATCGAAATGGGCGGACTTTCCCGCACCGACCGCGCAGGCTGGGGCAGCGAATTTGACAGACTCGCCCGACAACTCGTCAACCTAGAACCCACCCACACCCAGCAAGAACCCCAGACTCAGCACGAACCCAAGAATTGA
- the hemG gene encoding protoporphyrinogen oxidase produces the protein MEQHTQAPVVGIIGAGLAGLVAAYETHKLLPQATIKIYEAEDRIGGKLRTVAFEHGPVDMGAEAYLAKAQHATDFFTELGLADRLREPSGMPSMLYLPDGNGELKPLPRGTLMGIPAAAESVAHLVDEATARRIDGDHPVTWQAPTGLTQADASVADLVREVHGDQVLQRIVEPLLGGVYASSPELIGVRAALPRLAEQFDAMVAAGQTPRLTSAVKTVLTNNQSTYVADTDQPGAPKKPVFSTFVGGYADLYETLAEQSGAEIYSDAFISDINPAQNAQQGSGQWTIRGQGINDTVDALILAVPAPTAAALCSRSGVEALHQAATHLRTIPVASSTVVGLRLPEGGLPDYSGILVSRADNPTVQAKAFTFSSKKWPHIGSRPGDLVRVSYGRLDNTNPLAALTDIARADEDTLVDAALDDLHAVCGLDARTAGVEEIFVQRWYGGLPCYQVGHAERIATIDTSLQPLGTIALTGAWKHGVGVPAIIEDAQHAAHHTTRALTKS, from the coding sequence ATGGAGCAACACACCCAAGCACCCGTCGTAGGCATCATCGGCGCAGGCCTCGCAGGGCTTGTCGCAGCCTACGAAACCCACAAGCTACTCCCACAGGCCACCATTAAAATCTATGAGGCCGAAGACCGCATCGGCGGCAAACTCCGCACCGTCGCCTTCGAACACGGCCCCGTCGACATGGGCGCCGAAGCCTACCTCGCAAAAGCGCAACACGCCACAGACTTCTTCACCGAACTAGGGCTAGCCGACCGCCTACGCGAACCCAGCGGCATGCCCTCCATGCTCTACCTGCCCGACGGCAACGGCGAACTTAAACCCCTGCCCCGCGGCACCCTCATGGGTATTCCCGCAGCAGCCGAGAGCGTCGCCCACCTCGTCGACGAAGCCACCGCCCGCCGCATCGACGGAGACCACCCCGTCACCTGGCAAGCACCCACAGGCCTCACCCAAGCAGACGCATCCGTGGCCGACCTCGTCCGCGAAGTCCACGGAGACCAAGTCCTCCAACGCATCGTCGAACCACTGCTCGGCGGAGTCTACGCATCAAGCCCAGAACTCATCGGCGTCCGCGCAGCACTCCCACGCCTCGCAGAACAATTCGACGCCATGGTTGCCGCAGGCCAAACACCCCGCCTGACCAGCGCAGTAAAAACAGTCCTCACAAATAACCAATCCACCTACGTCGCCGACACCGATCAACCCGGTGCACCCAAAAAGCCAGTCTTCTCCACCTTTGTCGGCGGCTACGCCGACCTCTACGAAACCCTCGCCGAACAGTCCGGCGCCGAAATCTACAGCGACGCCTTCATCAGCGACATCAACCCCGCACAAAACGCACAGCAGGGTAGTGGTCAATGGACCATCCGCGGCCAAGGCATCAACGACACCGTCGACGCCCTCATCCTCGCCGTACCCGCACCCACCGCAGCAGCCCTCTGCTCCCGCAGCGGGGTAGAGGCCCTCCACCAAGCCGCCACCCACCTGCGCACCATCCCCGTGGCATCCTCCACCGTCGTCGGCCTGCGCCTGCCCGAAGGCGGACTTCCCGACTACTCCGGAATCCTCGTCTCCCGCGCCGACAACCCCACAGTGCAAGCCAAAGCCTTCACCTTCTCCTCCAAAAAATGGCCCCACATCGGGTCTCGCCCCGGAGACCTCGTCCGCGTGTCCTACGGACGCCTCGACAACACCAACCCGCTCGCCGCGCTCACCGACATCGCCCGCGCCGACGAAGACACCCTCGTCGACGCCGCCCTCGACGACCTCCACGCAGTGTGCGGCCTCGACGCACGCACCGCCGGAGTCGAGGAAATTTTCGTCCAACGCTGGTACGGCGGCCTACCTTGCTACCAAGTAGGACACGCCGAACGCATCGCCACCATCGACACATCTCTACAGCCCCTGGGCACCATCGCCCTCACAGGAGCCTGGAAACACGGCGTCGGCGTGCCCGCCATCATCGAAGACGCACAACACGCCGCCCACCACACCACCCGCGCACTCACAAAATCCTGA
- a CDS encoding histidine phosphatase family protein, translating to MTHTLVHLVRHGEVHNPEKILYGRIPGYHLSARGHTQAATTARAFTTHDVIHLAASPLQRAQETAQPFTEITGLPITTDEDLIEAGNQLEGLKIKGINSALWNPTYWPLLKDPTEPSWGEPYSDILERMWRAILNARDAAEGHEAILISHQLPIVCVQRFAQGLPLAHNPASRQCNLASVTSLGFEDNILTDIYYTEPAQEL from the coding sequence ATGACCCACACACTGGTCCACTTGGTTCGCCACGGCGAAGTACACAACCCAGAAAAAATCCTCTACGGCCGCATCCCCGGCTACCACCTCAGCGCCCGCGGCCACACCCAAGCCGCAACAACCGCGCGCGCATTCACCACACACGACGTCATCCACCTCGCAGCATCCCCACTGCAGCGCGCACAAGAAACCGCCCAGCCCTTCACCGAAATCACCGGGCTACCCATCACCACCGACGAGGACCTCATCGAAGCAGGCAACCAACTCGAAGGCCTCAAAATCAAAGGCATCAACAGCGCCCTGTGGAACCCCACCTACTGGCCCCTACTCAAAGACCCCACCGAACCCAGCTGGGGCGAACCCTACAGTGACATCCTCGAACGCATGTGGCGCGCCATTCTCAACGCACGCGACGCCGCCGAAGGCCACGAAGCAATCCTCATCAGCCACCAACTACCCATCGTCTGCGTCCAACGATTCGCCCAAGGCCTCCCACTAGCCCACAACCCCGCCAGCCGCCAATGCAACCTCGCAAGCGTCACCAGCCTCGGCTTCGAAGACAACATCCTCACCGACATCTACTACACCGAACCCGCCCAAGAGCTATAA
- the hemL gene encoding glutamate-1-semialdehyde 2,1-aminomutase, with translation MHTRSRELLDKARQLTPGGVNSPVRAFNSVGGQARFIASAQGSKLYDVDGNTYIDLFCSWGPMLMGNAHPAIVEAVQQAATRGLSYGAPTEAEILLAEEIVSRTAAEEVRLVNSGTEATMSAVRLARGYTGRNKILKFEGCYHGHVDSLLVSAGSGVLDYSEPNSPGVTPGTAADTIVVPYNDIDAVRAAFNEHGDTIACIIAEAAAGNMGTVAPLPGFNQQLKDIAHAHGALLILDEVMTGFRTSFQGWYGIDGVAADLITFGKVVSGGLPAAAFGGRRDIMEHLAPQGPVYQAGTLAGNPVAVAAGLTSLQLADDSVYDTVNANADRLHNLVTQALSKEGVAHHIQRASNMLSVRFAEGQGNNYADMAAAETYRFAPFFHALLDNGVFVSPSVFETWFVSTALSDDDFEQIERAFVPAAQAAAAATPSK, from the coding sequence ATGCACACCCGATCTCGAGAACTGCTCGACAAAGCTCGCCAACTCACCCCCGGCGGAGTCAACTCACCCGTACGAGCATTCAACTCCGTCGGCGGACAAGCACGCTTCATCGCCTCCGCACAAGGATCCAAACTCTACGACGTCGACGGCAACACATACATCGACCTCTTCTGCTCTTGGGGCCCCATGCTCATGGGCAACGCACACCCCGCCATCGTCGAAGCCGTCCAACAAGCCGCCACCCGCGGCCTCTCCTACGGCGCCCCCACCGAAGCAGAAATTCTTCTCGCAGAAGAAATCGTGAGCCGCACCGCCGCCGAAGAAGTTCGCCTCGTCAACTCCGGCACCGAAGCAACCATGTCCGCCGTCCGCCTCGCCCGCGGATACACCGGCCGCAACAAAATCCTCAAATTCGAAGGCTGCTACCACGGCCACGTCGACTCCCTCCTCGTCTCCGCAGGCTCCGGAGTCCTCGACTACTCCGAACCCAACTCCCCAGGCGTCACCCCAGGCACCGCCGCCGACACCATCGTCGTCCCCTACAACGACATCGACGCCGTCCGCGCAGCATTCAACGAACACGGCGATACCATCGCCTGCATCATCGCAGAAGCCGCCGCAGGCAACATGGGCACCGTCGCACCCCTGCCCGGATTCAACCAACAACTCAAAGACATCGCCCACGCCCACGGAGCCCTCCTCATCCTCGACGAAGTCATGACCGGCTTCCGCACCTCCTTCCAAGGCTGGTACGGCATCGACGGCGTCGCCGCAGACCTCATCACCTTCGGCAAAGTCGTCTCCGGAGGCCTCCCCGCCGCCGCGTTCGGCGGCCGCCGCGACATCATGGAACACCTAGCCCCCCAAGGCCCCGTCTACCAGGCCGGCACCCTCGCCGGAAACCCCGTCGCTGTCGCCGCAGGACTTACCAGCCTCCAACTCGCAGATGACAGCGTCTACGACACCGTCAACGCCAACGCCGACCGACTCCACAACCTCGTCACCCAAGCCCTCAGCAAAGAAGGCGTCGCCCACCACATCCAACGCGCCTCCAACATGCTCAGCGTCCGATTCGCCGAAGGCCAAGGCAACAACTACGCCGACATGGCCGCCGCCGAAACCTACCGCTTCGCCCCCTTCTTCCACGCACTGTTGGATAATGGGGTCTTCGTTTCCCCCAGCGTCTTCGAAACCTGGTTCGTCTCCACCGCACTCAGCGACGACGACTTCGAACAGATCGAACGCGCATTCGTCCCAGCGGCACAAGCCGCAGCAGCAGCCACACCCAGCAAGTAA
- a CDS encoding cutinase family protein translates to MSLVGKLTTLTLAVTLTLATLTTGTLTHAQTNPTSAHCGEKLLLLVRGSSEEPQGPQPNQLTYQQQRDDLFANSPTITTNPTNDLTTLTGGGLLARSLNTPGAHTSLNGAKVATLVYPAHRIEYKGGILPTLDNFHTSASIGQQQLTQTLHTIYNPCPTNPPQLILAGYSQGADVINLTQAAAVQNNNTHNIDNVTKYILIADPSRRPQGPENTNAHIQMAATNTIGGISRAVTDSIGYQLVLPTLDNYRNNAGNRISSYCMPGDLVCDTRTTEGSRGTSLHTSYDVTTARCNATTYTNYMDCAWADATTTWNTPTHPNPHDVTTPADQQTPPATVHLQNGWVELSISRFLRNEHEAQTVTLHGYANGIEVLRSQRSIRGGGSGSVALYITQIAPIPNLDLTIELDGHTIAQLPATFTPTAPNKNATIYIQSENEDVTQAGPPLIAQIADWEIPLEQRMGLIYTMFGNEGVRWARWWISFIYEYDLDPDHNQQLQQFIDAQNLPGHDPAATVANPILDRIVNGLMDEHRRLRIYDIDLLTFLSIATAVV, encoded by the coding sequence ATGAGCCTCGTCGGAAAACTCACCACACTCACCCTCGCCGTAACCCTCACCCTCGCCACCCTCACCACCGGCACACTCACACACGCCCAAACCAACCCCACCAGCGCACACTGCGGCGAAAAACTACTACTCCTCGTCCGAGGCTCCTCCGAAGAACCACAAGGCCCACAACCCAACCAACTCACCTACCAACAACAACGCGACGACCTCTTCGCCAACAGCCCCACCATCACCACCAACCCCACCAACGACCTCACAACCCTCACCGGCGGAGGCCTCCTCGCCCGCAGCCTCAACACCCCAGGCGCACACACAAGCCTCAACGGAGCAAAAGTAGCCACCCTCGTCTACCCAGCACACCGCATCGAATACAAAGGTGGCATCCTCCCTACCCTTGACAACTTCCACACCTCCGCATCCATCGGCCAGCAACAACTCACCCAAACACTCCACACCATCTACAACCCCTGCCCAACAAACCCACCACAACTCATCCTCGCCGGCTACAGCCAAGGCGCCGACGTCATCAACCTCACCCAAGCCGCCGCCGTCCAAAACAACAACACCCACAACATCGACAACGTCACCAAATACATACTCATCGCCGACCCCTCCCGCCGCCCCCAAGGCCCAGAAAACACAAACGCCCACATCCAGATGGCCGCCACCAACACCATCGGCGGCATCAGCCGCGCCGTCACCGACAGCATCGGCTACCAACTCGTCCTCCCCACCCTCGACAACTACCGCAACAACGCCGGCAACCGAATCAGCAGCTACTGCATGCCCGGCGACCTCGTCTGCGACACACGCACCACCGAAGGCTCCCGCGGCACCAGCCTCCACACCAGCTACGACGTCACCACAGCCCGCTGCAACGCAACCACCTACACCAACTACATGGACTGCGCCTGGGCCGACGCCACAACCACCTGGAACACACCCACACACCCCAACCCCCACGACGTCACCACCCCCGCAGACCAACAAACACCCCCAGCCACCGTCCACCTACAAAACGGCTGGGTTGAACTCAGCATCTCCCGCTTCCTCCGCAACGAACACGAAGCCCAAACCGTCACCCTCCACGGCTACGCAAACGGCATCGAAGTCCTACGCAGCCAACGCAGCATCCGCGGAGGTGGCAGCGGCTCCGTCGCCCTCTACATCACCCAAATCGCCCCCATCCCCAACCTCGACCTCACCATCGAACTCGACGGCCACACCATCGCCCAACTCCCCGCCACCTTCACACCCACCGCACCCAACAAAAACGCCACCATCTACATCCAAAGCGAAAACGAAGACGTCACCCAAGCCGGCCCACCCCTCATCGCCCAAATCGCCGACTGGGAAATCCCCCTCGAACAACGCATGGGCCTCATCTACACCATGTTCGGCAACGAAGGCGTCCGCTGGGCCCGCTGGTGGATCAGCTTCATCTACGAATACGACCTAGACCCCGACCACAACCAACAACTCCAACAATTCATCGACGCCCAAAACCTCCCCGGGCACGACCCAGCAGCCACCGTCGCCAACCCCATTCTCGACCGCATCGTCAATGGCCTCATGGACGAGCACCGGCGACTCCGCATCTATGACATCGACCTACTGACCTTCCTCAGCATCGCTACCGCCGTCGTCTAA
- a CDS encoding cytochrome c biogenesis CcdA family protein, producing the protein MTELVTDGPLILGFFAAALAGLISFASPCVVPLVPGYMSYLASIVGGSVNIVDGRAVINKKTHVAAAALLFVLGFTTIFLLATVSIFGAINTITLNATLLQKIGGIITILMGLTFMGALPWLQNTTRIAPKKLSTWLGAPLLGAIFALGWTPCLGPTLASIISISVGTQGATAARGALMVIGYCLGLGLPFILFAIFSTHALNWVNWLGTHTRTIQLIGGIALVLVGCALLTGLWDHVVGFFRQLSMNPAL; encoded by the coding sequence GTGACAGAACTCGTCACCGACGGCCCACTCATCCTCGGATTCTTCGCCGCCGCCCTCGCAGGCCTCATCAGCTTCGCCTCCCCCTGCGTCGTACCCCTCGTCCCCGGCTACATGTCCTACCTCGCCAGCATCGTCGGCGGCAGCGTAAACATCGTCGATGGACGCGCCGTCATAAACAAAAAAACACACGTCGCCGCAGCCGCACTCCTCTTCGTCCTCGGCTTCACCACCATATTCCTCCTCGCCACCGTCTCCATCTTCGGCGCCATCAACACCATCACCCTTAACGCCACCTTGCTACAAAAAATTGGCGGCATCATCACCATCCTCATGGGACTCACCTTCATGGGCGCACTCCCATGGCTGCAAAACACCACCCGCATCGCCCCCAAAAAACTCAGCACCTGGCTCGGCGCACCCCTCCTCGGCGCCATCTTCGCCCTCGGCTGGACCCCCTGCCTAGGGCCTACCCTCGCATCCATCATCTCCATCTCCGTAGGAACCCAAGGCGCCACCGCAGCCCGCGGCGCACTCATGGTCATCGGCTACTGCCTCGGCCTCGGCCTACCCTTCATACTCTTCGCCATCTTCTCCACCCACGCCCTCAACTGGGTCAACTGGCTCGGAACCCACACCCGCACAATCCAACTCATCGGCGGCATCGCCCTCGTCCTCGTCGGATGTGCACTACTCACCGGCCTGTGGGATCATGTTGTGGGATTCTTCCGCCAGCTCAGCATGAACCCCGCACTATAA
- a CDS encoding DUF4229 domain-containing protein: MDKKTNPQAAPNPHPEPHLDTNLRNRARRDVILYGLARLGLFIILTIIIQAIAMAASAPIPLIMSSLLALLVAFPLSMLIFRGLRNRVTEEVAAWDANRKAHKQWIHSELEGR; the protein is encoded by the coding sequence GTGGATAAAAAAACCAACCCCCAAGCCGCACCAAACCCCCACCCCGAACCCCACCTGGACACCAACCTGCGCAACAGGGCCCGACGCGACGTCATCCTCTACGGGCTTGCCCGCCTCGGCCTGTTCATCATCCTCACCATCATCATCCAAGCCATCGCCATGGCCGCAAGCGCCCCCATCCCCCTCATCATGTCCTCCCTCCTTGCGCTGCTGGTCGCCTTCCCCCTCTCCATGCTCATCTTCCGCGGCCTACGTAACCGCGTCACAGAAGAAGTCGCCGCATGGGACGCCAACCGCAAAGCCCACAAACAATGGATCCACAGCGAACTCGAAGGACGCTAA
- a CDS encoding TlpA family protein disulfide reductase, whose protein sequence is MPARTQPRRTARLVLAATTIIATTLSLTACSNDDTTNKQNTTFSFYAPGGQTLIQYPQDERKPLNNFSGESLMHPGETISLDDYDGKVLVLNAWGQWCGPCRTEVDDLETVQENIANKGGAVLGINVRDYSPEVARDFLKDAGVTYDSIYDPPFKTAAALGGVPASVIPTTIILDKQHRPAAVFLREINADEVLNIVEPLLEEQQ, encoded by the coding sequence ATGCCCGCACGCACCCAACCACGCCGCACAGCACGCCTCGTCCTCGCAGCAACCACAATCATCGCCACCACCCTCAGCCTCACCGCCTGCAGCAACGACGACACCACCAACAAACAAAACACCACCTTCAGCTTCTATGCCCCCGGCGGACAAACCCTCATCCAATACCCACAAGATGAGCGAAAACCCCTCAACAACTTCAGCGGCGAATCCCTCATGCACCCCGGCGAAACAATCAGCCTCGACGACTATGACGGAAAAGTCCTCGTCCTCAACGCCTGGGGCCAATGGTGCGGACCCTGCCGCACAGAAGTAGACGACCTAGAAACCGTCCAAGAAAACATCGCAAACAAAGGCGGCGCCGTCCTCGGCATCAACGTCCGCGACTACTCACCCGAAGTCGCACGAGACTTCCTTAAAGACGCCGGCGTCACCTACGACAGCATCTACGACCCGCCCTTCAAAACCGCAGCAGCCCTCGGCGGCGTCCCCGCCTCCGTCATCCCCACAACCATCATCCTCGACAAACAACACCGCCCCGCAGCCGTCTTCCTCCGCGAAATCAACGCCGACGAAGTACTCAACATCGTCGAACCCCTACTAGAGGAACAACAGTGA
- the ccsB gene encoding c-type cytochrome biogenesis protein CcsB, whose protein sequence is MPVNQDLALLSDYAFRSAFLIYALALILSIAAYVAAGGTKPTSARTADKLSNMTQSLVWLGIIIHAGSVILRGVATQRVPWGNLYEYISVTAVLAMTVAAVVLHRRELRILWTWVLVPILILLFYGGTKLYVNAGPVVPALRSFWLPIHVSTVSIGAGFGLISSLASILYLLRSRNPQGWLGRLVNPLPDAEKLDRLAYRAGIICVPVFGLGVALGAIWAESSWGRFWNWDPKETMSFVTWVLYAAYLHARATAGWRKAASWINVAAFTAMVFNLFFINLVANSLHSYAGLN, encoded by the coding sequence ATGCCGGTGAACCAAGACCTCGCGTTACTGTCTGACTACGCATTCCGATCAGCCTTCCTGATCTACGCACTCGCCCTCATCCTCTCCATCGCCGCCTACGTCGCAGCCGGAGGAACAAAACCCACGAGCGCACGCACCGCAGACAAACTCAGCAACATGACCCAATCCCTCGTGTGGCTCGGCATCATCATCCACGCAGGATCCGTCATCCTCCGCGGCGTCGCCACCCAACGAGTCCCCTGGGGCAACCTCTACGAATACATCTCCGTCACCGCAGTCCTCGCAATGACCGTCGCCGCAGTCGTACTCCACCGCCGCGAACTGCGCATACTCTGGACCTGGGTCCTCGTCCCCATCCTCATCCTCCTCTTCTACGGCGGCACCAAACTCTACGTCAACGCAGGCCCTGTCGTACCCGCACTCCGCTCCTTCTGGCTACCCATCCACGTCTCCACCGTCTCCATCGGCGCAGGCTTCGGACTCATCTCCAGCCTCGCATCCATCCTCTACCTCCTGCGCTCCCGCAACCCACAAGGCTGGCTCGGACGCCTCGTCAACCCACTACCCGACGCCGAAAAACTCGACCGCCTCGCATACCGCGCCGGCATCATCTGCGTCCCCGTCTTCGGCCTCGGCGTAGCCCTCGGCGCCATCTGGGCAGAATCCTCCTGGGGACGATTCTGGAACTGGGACCCCAAAGAAACCATGAGCTTCGTCACCTGGGTCCTCTACGCCGCATACCTCCACGCCCGCGCAACCGCCGGCTGGCGCAAAGCAGCAAGCTGGATCAACGTCGCAGCATTCACCGCCATGGTCTTCAACCTCTTCTTCATCAACCTCGTAGCCAACAGCCTCCACTCCTACGCAGGCCTCAACTAA
- the hemE gene encoding uroporphyrinogen decarboxylase: MLPTPQAPLLQAAAGLTPERTPVWFMRQAGRSLPEYKQAREGIPMLDSCFMPELLAEITMQPVRRHDVDAAILFSDIVVPLKAAGIDVDIVPGRGPVMAAPIRTRADIDALPILDTNVEEVAQGIALINEELTPTQALIGFVGAPFTLASYLIEGGPSKNHERTKALMHDSPDDWHALMERLVPTITTFLRTQLDAGIDAMQLFDSWVGFLPQADYRTHVLPYSQRILASVRDAGYSIPRIHFGVGTGELLGAMAEAGPDVVGVDWRIPLDVAASRITAASQPKVLQGNLDPALLFASEDALRTHINRIKDEAARAIAAGNATGHIFNLGHGVLPTTDADAITRAVEIIHEER, encoded by the coding sequence ATGTTGCCGACACCGCAAGCGCCCCTCCTCCAAGCCGCAGCGGGCCTAACACCCGAACGCACACCCGTCTGGTTCATGCGACAAGCAGGCCGCAGCCTTCCCGAATACAAACAAGCTCGCGAAGGCATACCCATGCTGGACTCCTGCTTCATGCCGGAGCTACTGGCGGAAATCACCATGCAACCCGTCCGCCGACACGACGTCGACGCCGCCATCCTCTTCTCCGACATCGTCGTCCCCTTAAAAGCCGCAGGCATCGACGTCGACATCGTCCCGGGCCGCGGACCCGTCATGGCCGCCCCCATCCGCACCCGCGCAGACATCGACGCCCTCCCCATCCTCGACACGAACGTCGAAGAAGTCGCCCAGGGCATCGCCCTCATCAACGAAGAACTCACACCAACCCAAGCCCTCATCGGCTTCGTCGGAGCACCCTTCACCCTCGCCAGCTACCTCATCGAAGGCGGCCCCAGCAAAAACCACGAACGCACCAAAGCTCTCATGCACGACAGCCCCGACGACTGGCACGCCCTCATGGAACGCCTCGTCCCCACCATCACCACCTTCCTGCGGACCCAACTCGACGCCGGCATCGACGCCATGCAACTCTTCGACTCCTGGGTCGGTTTCCTCCCACAAGCCGACTACCGCACCCACGTCTTGCCCTACTCCCAACGCATCCTCGCCAGCGTCCGCGACGCAGGCTACTCCATCCCCCGCATCCACTTCGGCGTCGGCACAGGCGAACTCCTCGGCGCCATGGCCGAAGCAGGTCCTGACGTCGTGGGCGTCGACTGGCGCATCCCCCTCGACGTCGCAGCCTCCCGCATCACCGCGGCGTCACAACCCAAAGTCCTCCAAGGCAACCTCGACCCCGCCCTCCTCTTCGCCAGCGAAGACGCGCTGCGCACACACATCAACCGCATCAAAGACGAAGCCGCCCGCGCCATCGCCGCAGGCAACGCCACCGGACACATCTTCAACCTCGGCCACGGGGTCCTGCCCACCACCGACGCCGACGCCATCACCCGCGCCGTTGAAATCATTCATGAGGAAAGATAG